In Penaeus monodon isolate SGIC_2016 chromosome 7, NSTDA_Pmon_1, whole genome shotgun sequence, the following are encoded in one genomic region:
- the LOC119575483 gene encoding leucine-rich repeat-containing protein 42-like, with the protein MQNEDKDFLSLLSTREFPKTLFEICLDYVAGKINMVESLEGFPEVVSEQIFDKCLSLGSFSQNDEASERAITLYVDAYGNDFMSAFKCENPRIMSEYGECLAVLCLSVTHLDLRGCALGNKSDFLKVFVQMDHLRVLNIAQNELSDEGFRLMTACHKMYRKGFEALESLDVSENRVGMKVLKSLLSLPQLKNIRVSIAHSLKNFQPRFTHEWTETMDRLGFKLLPRDIEFAGHITTVGWGSKIIAAWLKEIEELERIRQEKVLKKSQGFYSQSIKRAELAFTKPRTRIETYETYTYMKRRKENAVSSPGEKCNSRECDKVYGNRFNSKKRTIGSIKSLQVDGEPLGKKQRVDIDVDILKMYLK; encoded by the coding sequence ATGCAGAATGAGGACAAGGACTTCCTAAGCCTTTTAAGCACGAGGGAATTCCCCAAGACGCTGTTTGAAATATGCCTGGATTACGTGGCTGGGAAAATAAACATGGTGGAATCTTTGGAAGGCTTTCCCGAGGTCGTGAGTGAGCAGATCTTCGACAAGTGTCTTTCTTTGGGGTCCTTTTCGCAAAATGACGAGGCAAGTGAGCGAGCGATAACTCTGTATGTGGATGCTTACGGAAACGATTTCATGAGTGCGTTCAAATGTGAGAATCCGAGGATTATGAGCGAGTACGGGGAGTGTTTGGCGgtgctgtgtctgtctgtgactcATCTCGACCTTCGTGGATGCGCCTTGGGTAATAAGAGTGATTTTTTAAAGGTGTTTGTGCAGATGGACCACCTCAGAGTGCTTAACATTGCACAGAATGAGCTGTCTGATGAGGGATTCCGCCTTATGACCGCGTGCCATAAAATGTACAGGAAGGGTTTCGAAGCACTGGAGTCCCTGGATGTGTCTGAAAATAGAGTTGGAATGAAGGTGTTGAAGTCCTTGTTGAGTTTGCCTCAGCTCAAGAATATCCGGGTGTCCATTGCGCATTCCTTGAAAAACTTCCAGCCCAGATTTACACATGAATGGACCGAGACCATGGACAGACTTGGCTTTAAGTTATTACCAAGGGACATAGAATTTGCAGGCCATATCACAACTGTTGGTTGGGGATCAAAGATTATTGCTGCGTGGCTGAAGGAAATTGAGGAGCTGGAAAGAATCCGGCAGGAGAAAGTGCTCAAGAAAAGCCAGGGTTTCTATTCGCAATCTATCAAGCGAGCAGAGTTGGCCTTTACCAAACCAAGAACTAGAATAGAGACGTACGAAACATACACCTACAtgaaaagacggaaagaaaatgCAGTCAGCTCACCAGGGGAAAAATGCAACTCGAGGGAATGTGATAAAGTGTATGGAAACAGATTCAACAGTAAGAAAAGAACAATAGGAAGCATAAAGTCTTTGCAAGTGGATGGAGAACCACTTGGTAAGAAGCAAAGAGTGGATATTGATGTGGATATTTTGAAAATGTATTTGAAATAA